The window CAGCAGCAGTGAACCTGTCTGTTTATGTCCTGCTTTAACCTTAAATCTGCTTTAACTTCtgctcctctgacctctggatgTCTTTGTTGAGCAGAGCGAGAAACAAACCTCCTCAAAGTTCCCCTTTGATTCAATAACGTCAATAAAAAGAGCCGAGGAGCGTTTGATGTTCGCCGCGTCAGCAgactgtcctcttcctcctccctgtcCTGGAATCGGTCACCGGCGGGCATCGAGCAGCGTGGCCGTGGTTTCGCTCCGTCAGCTTCTCCTTTCtctgcttcttcctcttctcacGTCTTCGTCCTCGGGGCTCCTCGGCAGCACCTGCAGAAGCTTCTGCTGCGAACGCTGGTTTGTGAGCGGCGAATACGTTTATGGAGAAATTTGGCAGCAAAATCAGAGAAACTGGATTTTCCAGTTGCTGCTGTAGAGCAGTCGGTTCCTCTGTGCgcagaaacatgaaaacatatttGCATGATTACAAACACTTTTAGTTTTGTCGTGTAAGTCAACAAAATGTCATCACAAtgaaatgagacagaaaaacagtttcaggCGTCACGAGATAAAAAACCAAGATGAAACAAACGCTAAACATTCTTGTATTTACACGTGTACATGGcagggggggcggggggtgcAGTATTATTGCACATAAGCATCCTGACGGGTGCAGCAGTTGAGAAGTTTGATGGTTTGACAATAAAAACTGTTCTTTGAGCCGGTGGTCCGTGCAGCCGTGCTCCCGTATCGTCTGCCTGATGGTAACATGGAGAACAGCTGGTAGTAATTATGATCCTTCATGATACTGTGGATCCGTGGGCACCGCTGGAGGTGGAGGTCCTCAGTGACATTCTCTGCAGTGATTTCTGACTCCCGTACCAAACTGCCATGAGCAGGTTCTCGCTCGTGTTCCTGTAGAAGGTTGAGGAGATGTTGGCGTTCCTACCAAACTTCCTAAGACTCCTCAGGAAGTACAGGCCCTGATGAGCCTTTCTGATCACAGCATCCACAGCAGCAGTACAGAATAATTGCCAGCCTTCCCAAAAGCAGGGCGGGGAGAGGATTATAACGGTCCTTGAATTATGGTGTACCGATGATCCAGAGTCTGATCGCCTCTCATAGGAAAAATAATGTGTTGATAATATTCTGGGAGAATTTGTAATAAAGATCACAGAGACGTTAATGCCAGCACAGGGCTGCGAGTGCAAAGAGCAAGTAAACCACACGCAGACTGAGTCATTCATAGGAAAAATACAGTCTATATGTCCCATTGCATCATTCTGTGGTGTCATTTCCTGTTGTCTACTGCAGGAGGGCGAGCGGTTTGCTGCACCCAGCACGAAAAAATTAGGTCTTAATATCAGTTTGGATCCTCCTCACTGCTTCCAGCTCTGCAAACCGAAGATCATCGGTTAGAGATCCCGATGTTTCCGAGTCCGTCTGCAGTTCAAATACAGCAAATCTCTGAATGACGATGGTGGGCTAATCATCTTtgtctgactcctcccctcagCGGCGGCCATGTCTCGAGGCGAGCCGACGTCAGACTCTGCGCCGTTCTTCTCCTCCGACAGCGAGGCGGAGGGTCCGGAGGATCAGGGTCAGCGGCCGGATGAGGAGTCGGCCAGCGGGGTGTCCCGAGTCCGGGCGTTGCTGACCGTCTTCATCCTCTTCTACATCAACCTGCTCAACTACATGGACAGGTTCACCGTGGCAGGTACGCCGATTGTTAGCAAGGATTGAAATGCCGTAGGAGTGAATTTAAATCTGCATGAACCACTTCCAACATTTCCAAGAAAAATCTTTCCAAAACTTTCCAAGGAAGTTTTCAGGGAAGATTTGGATAAAGAAACAGTCCAGGTTAGGGTTAAAGGAGTGATGCTCGCCTCCTCAGCGTGCTGGTGCTGTTTCTGCTGTCGGTGAAATAAATGCTTGTTTTCTCCTCCAGGTGTTCTCCCGGACATAGAGCACTATTTTGGGATTAATGATGGAAATTCTGGCTTACTTCAGACAGGTAAGAAGAACAGCTGATTCATGAAAAGATGCGTTTCTTTACACTCTCAGATCGCGAACAACACGAGCTGCTGGAGCAGATTcagacctctgacctttgacctgtaaATGAGGCTGCAGGATTTTTACCTGTGTGTTTCCTTCCAGTTTTTATCTGCAGCTACATGTTCCTGGCTCCTGTGTTTGGCTACCTGGGCGACCGGTACAACAGGAAGTACATCATGAGCGGCGGCATAACATTCTGGTCTCTGGTGACACTCGCCAGCTCCTACACCCCCAAAGAGGTGAGCGTCCTGGGGGGGGCGACAGCAGGGTTTTTAGAAACAGGCTGAACTCTTTAAACGAGTTGAGTCTCCCACAAACACGTCTGCTCTCCTGCCGCAGCACTTCTGGGCGCTGCTGTTGACCCGCGGCCTGGTCGGAGTCGGCGAGGCCAGCTACTCCACCATCGCTCCGACCATCATCGCCGACCTCTACGTGAAGGGGAAGAGGACCAACATGCTGTCCATCTTCTATTTTGCCATCCCTGTGGGCAGGTAGCTGCAGGTTTTCACTGATCATCGAGGAAGCTGAGAATTAAACCAGTCATTAACTGACAGATTAAACATGATCATTGGTGTATTTAtagatttattgttttatttatttttttatagttttctcCTTTCAGTCTTCTCCAAAAGCCGACACATACAGTTATTAAAGCATTATTATTTTGAGCTTATTTGAGCAAATGATTATAGTTTCATGTTTCCTCTGTTTATGGTAACAATGAAGCATttatcaaaatattatttttaacatattttattcaaccaaaaaaaaatcatacaagtCGTCTTTGAGAGATTAAGTTTGAaatattttggctttttttcctaaaaatgatcaaaaacatttttgcctCTGTGGCTCGGTAAGTTGTGTTAGCTTTGATTAATGGATGTGCGTCCGGTGTCCTGTGAATTTGAAGCTTGACAGACAGGAAGTGTGAAGATTAACCCCGCCTCTTTGTCTCCGCCTCATGACAGCGGCCTCGGATACATCGTCGGCTCACAGGTCGGCAGCGCGGCGAAGGACTGGCACTGGGCCCTGCGGGTGAGCCTGATGTTTGTCAAacatctgctgcagctgtttgtgctcCAGCTGACGAGCGTTTGTGTTGTTCCTGTTCCTTCAGGTGACTCCGGGTTTGGGGCTGATCgccgtgctgctgctgctgtttgtggtgAAGGAGCCTAACAGAGGAGCCATCGAGTCGCGACCCGAGAATCACCTGCACCACACCAGCTGGATCGCCGACCTGCGCGCCCTCACCAGGAAGTAGGTTACCGCCGTTTATTCCAGCTGTAGAAGAGTTTTTGATATGAGGGGGAAGTTCTCGGTGAGAAGCTGTTGGAGTGTGTGGTGTCGGGGGCTCGGTGGAGCTCAGAGGGGGGCGTTACTGTGCCACGTGCATGTGAAACATTTATTACTGAAGTCAAAGGAAATGTGACTCTCAGGATTCCTCCCAGTGGTGCCTGAACAGCACAGGAACTTCAGATCTGAGTCTCATTGAGTTTGATTGAATGCTGGGAGGTTCAGGAAGGCAGTGATTGCTCTGCGTGCACACTGATGCTCTCCACCGTGTCTTAGAGGGCGGAGCCAAAGCTCAGTAAACCATGTTTGtgtgattcatttaaatattctccTCCCAGAGTTTCATGTTTCAGAGGGCAGCCTGTGGCCACGCCTTTCAGTCTCTATGGTAACGCCTCACGGTCACGTCTCtgtctctgctgcagctgcagcttcatgCTGTCCACGTTCGGCTTCACGGCGGTGGCGTTTGTGACGGGCTCGCTGGCTCTCTGGGCGCCGACGTTCCTCTTGAGAGCGGCCGTCTTCAACGGGGAGAAATCTCCCTGCAACGAGGCTCACTGTGAATCCTCAGACAGGTAAACGTGGCTCCGCCTCACACAGGTGACGGCCTCAGGGTGGTGCTCCGTCCTGTCATGATGGAGGAAAACTAAgagtgatgtttgttttttttcctccaacagTCTGATTTTCGGGGCCATCACCTGCATCACCGGCGTGCTGGGCGTGGCCAGCGGCGTGCAGGTGAGCCGGCAGCTGAGGAAGAAGACGCCCCGAGCTGACCCGCTGGTCTGCGCTGCCGGGCTCCTCCTCTCAGCTCCGTTCCTCTACCTCGCCATCATGTTCGCTCAGGCGAGCACCATCGCCACATACGTGAGTCCTCTTCCAAGTCACatctcccttccttccttcttccaCCCGTCCTTCCATCTGTCtatccttccttcctcccttccttccatccatcaaGGTGACCTCAGAGTTGGGTAGGTCTTGGTGTGTAGGACCAGAGTGTTAAATTTGACAGGAGGTTTTCCCGGCTGCTGGTTGTTGGATCATATCTTTTTGTCCCTTCAGGTCTTCATTTTCTTCGGGGAGACGTTCCTGTCCATGAACTGGGCCATCGTGGCTGATATTCTTCTGGTGAGTGTTGGACTCCTACAGGAGCCTCCTGAGACTCTGGGGCTGTTCTTCCCGTCTCGTATCCGTGTGGTGattctctgtctttgtttcagtacGTCGTCGTTCCCACTCGACGTTCCACGGCCGAGGCTCTGCAGATCGTCCTCTCTCACCTGCTGGGAGACGCAGGAAGTCCGTACCTGATAGGAGCGGTATGTCcagctgctgacacacacacacgcgcgcgcacacacacacactcagaggtgGTTGGCGTCCCTGCTGATGGATGAagggctgcagctcctctctgactcctcctccttcctctcgcTGTCTCTCAGGTgtccgactctctgaggaggaACGACTCCTTCCTCTGGCAGTTTCGGTCTCTGcagctctctctgctcctctgcgCCTTTGTGGCCGTGGTGGGCGGGGCTTTCTTCCTCACCACCGCCCTGTTCATCGAGAGGGACCGCGACCGGGCCGAGAACTACGTCCCCACAGGTGAGACGCGCCCCCTGCGTTCTCTTTGCAGCTGATTGGAGGTGAAGTAGTGACATCGTGCTGAGGTTCTTTGGACCTGCAGCTTTTTGTCTGCGTGTTCGTAGCACGAGCGTCGCGTCCTCCTTCCTGTCACGGTGCCTTTTCCACTGGATGGAAATCTTTAGTCTGACTGAAATgaatcagatttattttttgtcgTGAAAATCGTGGAAAACTTCAGGAATATCAGGATAAAACTTCTTCTGTTTGTTCACAGACGAGCCCATCGTGGTGCCGAAAAGCGGCCGCTCCACCCGGGTTCCGGTTTCCAGCGTCCTGATCTGAGGACCGAAACCTGACGGAGGTTCTTCTTCACCTGCGGCTGATTATATTTCACCTGTTCAGGACTGCAGACTCTGCCGTGCAGCAACGCTTCAGGAGAACTTTTTTATTTCTACATATTTTATTACCTTTTATAACCTTTCCTCGGCTGAGTCAGGAGAACGTGTTCTTTAGCTCGACTCTGCTCGTGCGGCGGCGGGACCGAGCGAACCCGCTCTGTGGATGTAGCTAACCTGATAATTACCTGTTAGCAGCTGACCTGGGATCAGCCTGAAAGCGTACAGACCAAAATCAGGTGATGCGGTACTCCTGAACCTGCAgccttttttttattcaggaCAAGctttattaatgtctttgtaaTTAGAACACTAACTCGCTCCTGTTCTCACAGCTCTTTGGATAAACATTTCAATCACACTTCAGCCtctgcaggggggggggggggggacgggACTTCCTGTGTTAGTTTGGCAGGAAGGGCAAAGAATCATGGgtaaaaaaatgctttcatgATGGTTTTAGTGCAGCCTGATGGTCATTAAAACAGCTCCAAAAACGCTGCAGTGGAGACAAACCAGACCAGAGGAACAGGAAGTCCCTCAGCAGCCTTGGCCCCGCCCCCATCTGACCACATTTTGTTCCAAAACATCCATTTTGCCCCTCCATGGTTATGTTACAGTTATGATCtatggtgccccccccccccggcacaGAGATGAACGGTGGTCATGGAAACAGGAGAAAACGAACTGGAACCTcaaatattttaactttttattgtgaacattaaatcaaaatgaacagatgtgtgtttgtgtgtttgtactgtGATGGAACAGCAGGGAGCACATACACTGTTCAGTAATAATGATCAATCAATTATATAATTGATTATATAATGTAATATTATAGCAATACTTAAAATAATTATGCAATTCtaataaaaaattatacatacatacaaacacacataaaatgaatatgcgtgtgtgtttcttcagcccacattaaaacatttaatgtgtTCAGTCATCACCTGTTACCTGTTGGGTCACCTGACTCACAGTCACAGGTGTGAGGTCTACAGAGTGACACATCAGGGAGCCGGACCCTGAACTCCAGCTGAGGTGATTCAGGCGTCAGATCAGGATCCTCCTGGTAAAACTTCCAGATCCACCAGGAGGAAGACGCAGCTGTGGAGATCAGCTCTGATCTCAGGGTTTATTTAGCAGTGAACCGGagcagaaacctgcagcaaGCCTGTTAAACTCATCACAGCTGAGAGTCACATGATTTTAAACCTCGGTGTGTTCAGAGGCAGACGTGTGAACTGTAGTTACCTCCTTCCTGCTGACACGCTGTCGTCCAGCTCTCTGCGTTTCCCCCGaagaagcacaaacacatcCGAAACTTtgggaggagctgctgcaaaAATATCTCAGATGCAGATGAGATTCCAGCTCAGTTTGATCCCAAATCTGCTGCAGCCGGCTCTTAAACCTTCATCTTTGAATTTTAGGGACAATGAAAGAGAGCTGGAAGCTGATTTTCAGCCCTGCGTGCAGCAGAGGAGGGAACATGAATTTCCTGAAAGCAAAGGTCAGCAAACACCCTGAACCCAAACCTGGAGCACGGGAAACAAATATTCCAACCACGAGCAGCAGAGCTGCCGCTTCCACAGCAGAGCCGAGGATCTCTGAGCCGGCGTCCGATCATCTGTGTGAGACTCCAGCCTGAGAAACACTTTGGTTATAAAGCTGAATTGACcagaggtggccaaagtactgacattctgtacttaggtagaagtacaagtatttGTGTTCAGAACCACTCTGGtgaaagttgaagtactggttcaacttctttactcaagtaaaagtaaaaaagttcaGGCTGTTCCCTCCCTGTTACTCCAACCACAATCAGGAGCCGActcactgaccggaaatgcaaacgtatgtaagaagtagaaagtacagagaTTTGTGTAAcgatgtagggagtaaaagtaaaaagtagtctgaaaaataaatactcaagtaaagtacagatacctggaaaatctacttaagtccagtaacgaagtatttgtactttgttgctTCCCACCTCTGGAATTGACCCGacgctccagcagcagctcgtGCTGATCACAGATCTGATTTCTGATCAGTCTGAAACCAGGAGCttcatgtttaatatttattcttgtttttgtgacaCTTCATGATGGGAAACTCTGAATAATCAGAACCGAACATCTAACTGCGCTGCGCTGAACCTCAGCAGGAGGAGAGACGGCTTCTCCTCCTCCAGGGAGCACATTCACacccacttcattaggtacacctgttcacctgCCTGCTAATGCAAATATCTGATCAGTCAATCacagacgacctgctgaaggtcAGCCTGAGCATCAGAAGGATGAAGAAAGGAGACTGTGGGCGTGGTtgttcacaaactgctgatctgctgggattttcccacagaacCATCTCTGTGGTTACAGAGCAGGTCTGAAACAGTGAGCTGCAGCTCCGTGGGAGGAAATGCCCGgttggggtcagaggtcagcggAGAATGGGCAGGCTGAGGAGCTCCATTCATACTAAAACTGGAGAGTGGGAGACTAGAAAGGTTTCCTGGTCTGATGCCGCAGCACTGAGATGTGgcggatccatcctgcctgggATCACAGGCTCCTGCTGTGATGGTGAGGGGGAGATTGTCTCACACCGTTTGCACACCGCAGCCTCCCGGAGTGCTGCTGCTGACCGTgaccatccctttatgacctccGGAGTTTCCCATCATGGATGCAGCTGTGATGCTGTCACATCAACATGgaccaaagtctctgaggaaggtttccagcagcttgttggaTGTGAGCAGCCCTGAAGCTGAAGTCCGGCTCTTCACGGTGTCGTCGGGTGGTTTTCGTGCTCAGGCGGATTCTTATTGGCTCTGTCGTCGTGGTTTCCCTGAAATGCCGCTTCGCTTTCCGagatgctgttgtgttttcGGTTTTGTAGTGGGTTTtcgtgtgtgggtgtgcatatgtttgtgtgttgttccTTGGGGCAGCCTTACTGTAAGAATTTAAAGTAGGACAAAATGTTTTCAGGGTGGAGTGACAGCAGATCACATTTATTATTAGCGAGTCATCAGGCGGCAGCTCCTGACTGGAGGAGCTGGATTTGGTGCTTCCAGGTTTCACTGGGAAAAACCAGCCACACTCTCACATACTGGATCAACACAGAGGAAAGAAAGTGCCCCCTGGGGTCCCCCCTGACCGATGGCAGGGTTTTCTCTGCTGCTCCCCCTCTTTTTCCCCTCCCTCCACTTTCTGAATGTTCAGCAGAAGGAGAAAAGAGTCTGAGTGAGGACAGGAGGGGAGAGGTTGTGGTTTCCTGTTTGTAGGTGGGAGGATGTTGAGACGGTTGCAGCAGCGTTCACGCAGCGCTGCAGCTTTTTTGACACCCGGAGACGCTCTGAGGTGTCGCAGTTGCACCTCCTGATTGGTTGGAGGTGTTTGTGTGAAATACTTTGTTCTGGCATCTCTGCTCCTCTGAGCTGCAGGCCTCCGGTTTCCACTTTCCACCAGCAGTTTGCAGTTAGGAGCGGCTGAGAGGGCAGTTTGATCAGCCCACACAGCTGTCACCGCAGCAGAGGTGTGAGCTTCTCTGCTCGGTGACTCACCAAACTCTGCACAAGGTTTCACATTTTTCTAATCTCATGCTCAGAGTTTGGAGGCTGATTAAGCTGCTTTACCTAACTCCTTCCTGCCTGGTTTTTGAAGCCTCTCCTGGCAAAGAGCTGAAGGTCCGTCTGAAGACAGCTGAAGATCGGAGAGTCCTCGGGAGGTGATTGGGTGCAGCGATGACGGAGGAGTGACAGAGGCGCTCAGACACCGGATCAGCTCATCAGAGAGGACAGACGGGGGTGAAGGCGAAGGAGAAAGAAGGTCTCAGACATGACAGATGTTTGGTTACAGTAGTCGCCTCATGAGGAGCAGAGACCAGCTGCAGGCCCCGAAACGTCTCCGATCCTCTCCCCACCATCCAACCGTCGCCCCCATCGCCGTTTATTATCAGGTGTAGGTGAGTTTCCTGTCGTTTTGTGGTTCCTTTGCCTCCCTTTGTTCCTCAGTGAGGCCCAGGGGAGGAGACGAGCCTCACTTCACTTCTACAAATCCTCTTTTTGGCACAGTTCAGGGTGTTTGCTACATGCTCAGAATTTCTCTCACTCAGGAAAAATTAACTCCCAAATGAGGAATCACTCCAAAAGTTCTTCCCCCACCAGGGTTCTGCCCTGTGGTTGGATGTGAAGGTCCATCAGGTAGATGGTGACCTGTAGATCAGATCTGATGCCTCACATTGAGTTTTCACCTGTTTATGATACAAATAGAAATTTTAGGAGAGTTTAGCATGTAGCTAAAAGGCAACCACACCCAACCAGAGCCCAGCAGTCAGCGCTGACCGGTGTGGGTCACCGTTACCTTTCATATAAACTATTTTTTGGGGGAATGCAGTCTTTTCTGTTGGGCGTTCCAAACGGATACAATTTTGATAAAAACGTCCGAGTTATGATGCCAAACAAACTTACACTGAGGCCGGGCAGGCGGGACAGGAAGCTGCTGTAAACCAGTTTAACTTCAGTCCAGTTAAATGTGACTATTTTATGTTTGAGATATTTCAGGAACCGTTCGTTTATAAAACAGCAAAGATGTCCTGAGAGAAACTTGTGCAATTTCAACACTATGACACGTTTTTCATACCGAGTCCGTGACAAAGAAACTCTGCTGCTGGAAGTCAAAGACGGCTCCTGACGATCTGAACATCAAGCTTCCTGGGACAAAATCCTGGAAGACCCCCACCTTGCAAAGCTGTGAGCCTCCTGGACTCGGTGGCGGGCAGTTTTGGCCTTATATGGTTTGCCAGCGACCTCGCTGGAGATAAAGGTTTGACTGCACAGAAAGTTCATTTCTAGCATCTCTCGGTGTGTGACTCCATGAGGCTGATTCCAGTAAGCACACCAGATTTCATGTCAAAGGTGCTCCATCATCAGGGTTAAGTTCACACCTGCCcctatatatcatatatatgaAATCTCACATATTTATTACCCAAATGGAAATCCTACAGCTGAAAAACTGCAAGCTGAAGATAAGAAGGTTGATTTTAAGGAAACATTTAGTCTCTGAGACGGTTTAGCATTTGGCTAACATCCAACCAGTGTTGTAGACAAGACCACCGAACCCGAGACCGAGTCGAGACCAGGACCAGTGCCCCACGCTACATGACGCAATataatgtgaaacatgatcaaaaccACTTCCCAAATTGATCAGAAAGATCAACATTACCATAAAAACACCTCGAtattaaacactgaaataaatgtaaccatctttatttcatCCTCCTGGGTGACTGCCATCATTTATCAcacaatgtaaaacaattattcatagttcatcacaatagtcttaacttttctctgcctttcagaaacaatacataaagttgtgttgtttttaaaccaacaacaatctttgtaaaaatgtgtgctatttcaaaaccacagctaaatgtgtaaaactgaaaaaaaaaatgacagtcatcgacagtaagaactaaagccacaagtttctctcttattcagattaaagctgcagtatgtaactttatAAATAATCTGTTTATTAcgtatttgttaaaactgtcaccatatCACGACAGTGTGAGAGATAATCCGTGAAAAAActgagctcctccacctcctccctgagctGCTATGACCATCTGCAGAAGTGTGAGAGGGCTGAAGGCAACAGGGCGCCACCATGCCTGACCTCCATACCCGACCTCCACAGGAAGTTGGTCTTCATCATGAGTTTATCACTGGGAAATTCCCAGAGTCACTTCCTGATCCAAACTCCAGTCCAGCAGCTGGTTGTTTATTGGAAATTTTTGGTTCCTGACacttgaataaataaaactggcccGAGGTCAAAGTGACTCAGGAATAGGGGtgtgcaaaaaaataatatctcgatattttctgtaatttttgtgATAATGACTATAAccaatattttgcattatttaaaaatgtgttagtAAAAGAAATGCGAGCTAGTAAaaacttaaatcagtgtttctgacacgttaacttttatttttattttcttttatttaagcaggaaaaacacagattaaaatctcttttttaagAGTGTCCTGGGTGTATGTGCACTCTCAATCTCAGctccaatctcactgtacatcctgtataatgacaataaagacactATTCTATTCAATGTGCTCGCGCGGCAGCCTGTACTGAAGCATAAAGTGGTGAACACGCAGAGCTGAGGCGGTTTGATTGTTGGTTTTTCCCCAGTCATTAACATACTCAGTAACGTCAGCTCGCACATCGTTAACACAGCAATTACGATATTATCGTAgacgatatatatatatatcgtaGATGAAACTGTTTGTCCGCAGTCATCAGTGGCCATGCTAACTATCCTGAGCATTGGTGACAGGCTCCACTGTCAGGGAGAAGCTGTAGGTAGCAGAAAGCAGCACGTACACTGGCATGATTGACGGTGCCGAgcccctcctcctggctctgattggttgtttctgATTGACTTTTCACAGATTGGCTTATGCTGTGCCgtcgtgacatggtgacagttttaacacgtaaaaaacatattcagtgatatttccacagctgtggtctggactggtcttgaaataaaatccaatgtctgagaccgagacaagactgAGACCATCAAAAGGTGGTCTCAAGACCAAGACGGGTCTCGAGTACTACAAGACTACGTCCAACCTAACCTGAGGTCCAGCTCAGTTTAGTTTCTGGGTCTCATGCAGCTGTTTAATAACCTGCTACCTGCACAGAGAGGAAAATAATATTATGGTATCAGATTCCAGGATTTCCTAAATGTGAAACAATTGAATCAGAAGGAAGGATTTGGGGGCATTTGTGCACCCAGATCTACAATATCTCACTAAAGTGAGTACagccctcacatttctgcaaatAATTTAATGGGCCAACAGAAATGAAACCTGGGAATAACTCAGAGTAGTCAGTGTCAGCCATTAATGTCCAAACAGCAGGCAACACAGGTGAACACGTCCGAATTATACCTATTTTATGTGAGCACCATTATCATCCAGCTCTGCATTCACCTTCATGGGCACCAGAGCTGCTCAGGTTACTCCTCCATGATGACATCATGTTAGACACTTgagctcctccaccttctgTTTAACGATGCCCCACAGGTGCTT is drawn from Archocentrus centrarchus isolate MPI-CPG fArcCen1 chromosome 8, fArcCen1, whole genome shotgun sequence and contains these coding sequences:
- the spns1 gene encoding protein spinster homolog 1, which translates into the protein MSRGEPTSDSAPFFSSDSEAEGPEDQGQRPDEESASGVSRVRALLTVFILFYINLLNYMDRFTVAGVLPDIEHYFGINDGNSGLLQTVFICSYMFLAPVFGYLGDRYNRKYIMSGGITFWSLVTLASSYTPKEHFWALLLTRGLVGVGEASYSTIAPTIIADLYVKGKRTNMLSIFYFAIPVGSGLGYIVGSQVGSAAKDWHWALRVTPGLGLIAVLLLLFVVKEPNRGAIESRPENHLHHTSWIADLRALTRNCSFMLSTFGFTAVAFVTGSLALWAPTFLLRAAVFNGEKSPCNEAHCESSDSLIFGAITCITGVLGVASGVQVSRQLRKKTPRADPLVCAAGLLLSAPFLYLAIMFAQASTIATYVFIFFGETFLSMNWAIVADILLYVVVPTRRSTAEALQIVLSHLLGDAGSPYLIGAVSDSLRRNDSFLWQFRSLQLSLLLCAFVAVVGGAFFLTTALFIERDRDRAENYVPTDEPIVVPKSGRSTRVPVSSVLI